CCTGCGTGAACGGAAGAACATCGCCGAGCCACGAACCCCAGACGTGGATCTCGTCGATCCGTCCCGGCTCGGTGCAGAGCCAGTCGTCTGCGAGAACGAACGGAGCGGTCGCGTTCACGTCGATGCCGCTCCAGTTGAGATCGGGGTTCTGAAGCCACTTGAACGGCTCGCGCTCTTCGATGAAGACCTCGTAGTCCTCGACCTCGCCGTCCGGTGCGCTGGCCTGCGGAGAGAGCCCGGTCGAGGCCGTCTGGAACCGGAACCGGGCGAAGGTCTGACCGGAGACGGCGTCATTCGGCACCGGGAAGCTGAGCGTCGTCGTCCCCGCGCCGATCGACTGGACCGTCGCCACGTGTTCAGCACCGGTCATCGCCATCGTGCCGTCGCCGTCGAAGTCGATCCAGGCGTCCAGGTACCCCGCCACGGACGCTGTCACGTCGTACTGCGCCGTCTGTCCCGGCACGAGGGGCGTCCCGAAGACGATGCCGTCCTCGTCGTCGGTCCCGTCGTTGTCGTCGCCGAGCGCGTTCGGGTCGGGCTGGCCGTCGGCATCATCGTCGATGCTCGAGCCCAGCATGACCCCCGGGATGATCACATGGTTCGCCCCGCAGCTCGACGCGAGCGTCAGGTAGGGCGGATCGGGCGCGTCACCGAAGTCGATGCCGGCAGCGATGTCGACGGCGTAGTCCTCGACCTCACCGTCAGACACCGCCCCCGTCGGCGTGAGCGAGTAGGAGGCCGTCTGGAAGCGGAACCGCGCGAACGTCTGTCCGGGGACCGCGCTCGCCGGCACCGCGAAGCTCTGCCCGGATGTTCCGGCCGGTATCGAGAGCGTCGACGCGACCTCCTCGGCGCCCGATGTCCAGGTACCGTCGCCGTCGAAGTCGATCCACGCGGTGAGGTATCCGGGAACCGACGCCGTGACGTTGTAGTGCGTCGTGTAGCCCGGTATGAGTGGTGTCACGAACGAGATTCCGTCCTCGTCGTCGGTCCCGTCGTTGTCGTCGCCGAGCGCGTTCGGGTCCTGCTGTCCATCGGACTCCAGGTCGATGCTCGCACCGAGCATCACACCGGGCACCACCGTGTGGGCGGCGCCGCAGCTCGAGATGAGGGTCGGGTAGGTCGGGTCGGGTGCGTCGCCGAAGTCGTAGATGTCGGGGCCCTCCTCGCCTTCGATTACGAAGGCCAGGTCGATCGGCTGCCCCACAAGCTCGTGCCCGGGCGGGTAGACGAGTTCCTCCCACGGCCCGCTGTAGGGCTCGTCACCGACCGCCCAGACAGCGTTGTCGTTCCAATGGTCGATCGACGTCTTCCAGCCGAAGCGCGTCTCCTGGTCGTTCGGGATGGCCTTGACGTCAAGCCAGTAGACCACGGGGTTCTCCGGCGTTCCCTCTTGGAGAAACGCCGTCGCCGGGTCGATGGTGAAGTTGTACTGCCAGCACGTCCAGTCGCCCGGGAACTCGTACGACTCGGGAGGGTCCATCCACCCCTCGACGATGTCGCCCTGCCAGATGCGCACGGCAAACTGCTCGCTGTCGAAGGTCTCGTACCAGAGAACCTCACCGGGCATACTGTAGCCGGTCGGGCTCTCGTCGGCCGGGATGTCGGCGTGGATGCTCAGGACGAACTTCACCTCGCGGGGGTCCTGCCCGTACGGAATCTGATCGTAGTGCCACGATCCCCAGAGATGGATGCCCGTGATAAGGCCCTCCTCCGTGCAGAGGAAGTCATCGGCCAGGATGTACTCCATGGACGTGTTCACGTCGATGCCGAGCGTCGAGAGGTCCGGCATCTGCACCCACTTCGCGGGCATCCCGTCTTCCCAGTCGGCCGCAACGGGGACCGCCAGAAACGCGACCAGCGTGACCGCCATGATCGCCCTCATCGCTGTTCTCCTTCCTCTCCCCGTCCGCTCACGGAAGTGCTTGGGAACGGTTCGTCCCGGTCGGAGACACCGATGAGGCACCTGCGACAAGAAGGTGCACGGCCGGGCAGGCGGAGGGGCCCCCGGAGCTCTTCCGGGGACCCTCTCCTCCAACGGATAGTTCGTGTTGCTTCGCCCTACTTCAGAAGCAGCATCTTCCTCGTCATCTTCTCCCCGCCTGCGTTCATGCGGCAGAAGTAGACACCGGAAGCCACCTCGTCCCCGCTCGCATCCCTGCCGACCCAAGAGACCTCGTGACGGCCGGCGGGTCGGTGCTCGTCCACGAGCGTCGTCACGAGACGCCCGCTGACGTCGTAGATCTCGATCCTGACGTCGCCGCCGCCGGACGGCACCTGATAGACGATCGTCGTCGCCGGGTTGAACGGGTTCGGCACGTTCTGCTCGAGGTTGAATCGGTCGTACCTCTTCTCACCGACACCGGTCCCGTAGTGGCTCCTGAGCATGAACGCGAGGTCCATCGACTCCCCGACGTACGGACCGGCCGGGTAGCGGAGCTCGAACCACGGGCCCTGGTAGGGCTCGATGCCCTGCCCCCAGACGGCGTCGTCGTTCCAGTGATCGAGCGACGACTTCCAGCCGAACAGGGCAACCTGGTCGTGGGGCATCGCCTGCACGTCGAGCCAGTAGACGACGTTGCTGTCCGGCATGCCGACCTGGTGGAACGCTATGTCCGGCGGGATGTGGAAGATGTACTCCCAGCAGGTCCAGTCGGCCGGATAGCTGTACACGTCGGGCGGATCCATCCAACCCTCTGTGATGTTCTCGGCGTACGGAACCGCCACGAACGAGCCGGCGGGGAAGGCCCACTCCCAGAGCACCTCGCCCGGCATGCTGTAGCCTTCGGGGTTCTCCGAGGCCGGTATGTCCGCGTGAATGCTGAGGAAGAAATCGACGGCGCTCGGGTCCTCATTGAACGGGTAGTAATCCCCCAGCCACGACCCCCAGATGTGGATCTCGTCGATCCGGCCCGGCTCGGTGCAGAGCCAGTCGTCGGCCAGAACGAAGTCGAACGTCGCGTTGACATCGATGCCGGTCCGGCTGAGGTCCGGGTTCTGGAGCCACTTGTACGGCTCGCCCTCGTCGATAATGACCTCGTAGTCCTCGACCTCGCCGTCGCTCGCCGGCCCGGTCGGCGCGAGCCCTCCGGCCGTCGGCTGTGACGAGAAGCGGAACCGCGCAAACGATATGCCCGACCCCGCGTCGTTCGGCACGGGGAACGTGAGGGAGTTCAGTCCGGCAGTGAGCGGCACCTGTGTTGCGATGCGGTCGACCGTGGTCCACGAACCGTCGATATAGAAGTCCACCCACGCATCGAGATAGCCGGGCGTCGACGCGACGACGTCGTAGGTCGCGAGCTGGCCGGGCAGGAGAGGCGAGGTGAACGTGACGCCGTCCTCATCGTCGTTTCCGTCGTTGTCGTCGCCATCGGCCATCGGGGTCGGCTGGCCGTCGAGCTCACCGTCGACCGAGCTGCCCATGAAGACCGTCGGAACGATGGTGTGCGCTGCGCCGTTCGACGCAATGAGCGTAGGATAGGTCGGGTCCGGGGCGTCGCCGTAGTCGATGCTGTCCTCGACGGCCTCGCTCGTGACCACGAACGCGAGGTCGATCGATTCCGGATGGAAGGGGTGTTCCGGAGGGTACCGGAGCTCGTACCAGGGACCGTAGTACGGCTCCTCGCCCTGACCCCACACGGCATCGTCGTTCCAGTGGTCGAGCGACGTCTTCCAGCCGAAGTGCGCCTGCTGATCCAGGGGCTCGGCCTTGACGTCGACCCAGTAGACCTTCGGGGTCTCCGGCGTGCCTTCCTGGAAAAACGCGATCTGCTCGTCGATGAGGAAGTTGTACTGCCAGCAGATCGTGTCTCCGGGGTAGATGTAGAACTCCGGCGGGTCCATCCAGCCTTCCATCAGGCCGTCCTGCCAGATCTGGACCATGAACGTCCCGGGCTCGAACACCTCGACCCAGAGGACCTCCCCGGGCATGCTGTAGCCGGTGCCGCTGACGGAGTCCGGAATGTCCTCATGGATGCTCAGGGTGAAGCGGACGGCGGCGGGGTCGTTGCCGTACGGCAGAATGTCGTTGAGCCACGAACCCCAGATGTGAATGTCGGTGATGTAGCCTTGCTCGGTGCAAAGAAAATCGTCGGCCAGGATGAACCCGTCCGACGCGTTGACATCGATGCCTGTCTCTGAGAGATCAGGCAGCTGCACCCACTTCGCCGGGTCATCGGGGAACCAGTCGGCGGACGCGGGCACGACCAACGCTGCAACGATGACAGCGACCAATAGAGCTCTCATTCTCCTGTCTCCCTCTGTTCGGGTGCCGCCCCACCCTTCATCAGCCCCACACGGGCACCGCTGGTCCACGACAGTGGTTCAGCGCACGGCTTCTGCCCCGGGGCATGTCCCTCCTTCCAGCACCGGGGTCCTCTCCACTCCCTCCGTGTGGTCGGGTTCCTCTGAGCGAGAGCCGACCGTGCCCGAGAGCCACGGTGCGGCAGCATCCGGAGTATATCACATATCTTGTGATAGCGCAAGAAGTTGCAGCACAACAACACATTCCGCACACTTCCCCTGCCGCGACACGGGCCAGGTTGCCCCGTGATGCCCTTTCCGGCGCGAATCATGCTCCTTGACGAATGGAGTCGTGGAGCTTAGGCTCAACGGGCCACCGTCGGAGAGGTTCATGAACCCAACCCAGAAGGCCATCTACGGGGAGCTCCCCGCCGCGCTCCAGAGCGCGATCATCTCGTGGCACGGAGCCCGCATTCTGAGGGAGCGCTTCACGCCCGAGTTCGACGCGTGGATGGAGCTGCTCGACGAGTCGCAGTGGTACTCCTACGAGGAGATGACCGCCTGGCAGGACGAGCGCCTCCGTAGGCTCGTCGCTCACGCCTACAAGACCGTCCCCTACTACCGCGAGGTGATGGATCGAGAGAGGCTCCGGCCGGACGACGTCCGCGGGAGGCAGGACCTCTGGAAGATGCCGGTCCTCGAGCGCGCGACCGTGCGCGCGCGGCCGCACGACCTGCTCTCGACGGCCGTGCCGAAGAAGGACCGTCGCGGTACGACCACCTCCGGCACGACCGGGACGCCGCTCGAGCTCGTCTGGGACTGGAACGTCTGCATGGCCAACCACGCCTGCTCGTTCCGCATCCGGGACTGGGCCGACTTCGCTTTCGGGCGGCCGTACGCCACATCGCTCGGCCGCCCCGTCGTACCGGTCGAGCGCAGCAAGCCGCCCTTCTGGCGGTACAACCGCCCCTGGAATCAGCTTTTCCTCTCGCCGCTCCACGTCAGCGCCGAGAACCTGCCCGTCTACATCGCCGAGCTTCGACGCCGCGGCATCGAGGCTCTCGAGGCGTATCCGTCCACGGCCTACTTCATCGCGTGCTCCCTGAAGGCGAGCGGCGAGACGCTCCCGCTCGACTGCGTCTTCACGTCCGGGGAGCCGCTGATGCAGGCGGAGCGGGAGCTCATCGAGGAACGGTTCGAGGCGGAGGTGTTCGACGGCTACAGTCAGTCGGAGAGGGTCGCCTTCTCCGGAGAGTGCGAGAAGCACGAGGGACACCACATCTTCAGGGAGTACGGGATCGTCGAGGTGCTCGACCAGAATCGCGAGCCCGTCGCTCCGGGCGAGATGGGCGAACTCGTCGCCACCAGTCTCCACAACTACGCGATGCCGTTCATCCGCTACGCGTTCAACGACACGGTCATCACGACCGACAGGATGTGCTCGTGCGGAAGGAAGCTGCCGCTTCTGGGCGGTATCACGACCCGCGAGGAGGACGTCCTGGTGACGGCCGACGGCCGCGTGATGCCGCCGATCTCTCTGGCGTACTGGACCTTTCTGGTACCCGGCATTCAGCGCGCCCAGCTCATCCAGCACGACCCATCGGAGATCCACGCGCGGGCCGTCCGCGAGGAACCGTTCACCGACGATGAACGGGAGGAACTCGTGAAGTACTTCCAGACGAAGTTCGGCCCGGACATCCGCGTCGTCCTCGAGACCGTCGACGAGATCCCCCTCTCGCCGCGCGGCAAGTTCCGCCGCGTCATCTCGACCGTGCCGCTCCCGGACATCTTCGAGGGTCCCCACCGCAGCGAACGCGAGGGCTGGGACAAGGCGTAGGCCCGCCGGGGGTCGCGCGGCCCGGGCGGGCGGCTCGACTGGGCGGCGCTCGCGCGAAAAGAGTCGTACGCCGGAACCGGGCAGCCGTGTCCGACGTGGGCTCGGACACGGCGGCCGGTCATGCCGCGTCGATCCCGGCCAGTCTCCTGAGGCCACCCTCGACATCGCTCCCGAGGTGGAAGCGTACGACCGTTCTGCCGGCGTCCTCGAGCGCCTGCATGTCGCCCATGGCCTGCGCGTCGATGAGCGTTCCGAAGGAGAGCGTGCAGGACTTCGAACCGGGGTCGTCGGGTATCGGGACGTCCTCCGCGTGGTCGGCCGTGATCTGGAAGAAGAGCCCCTTCCCCGCATCGCCCTTGTGAAGCTGGCCGGTGGAGTGCAGGAAGCGGGGCCCGTAGCTGACGGTGACAGGCAGGCAGAGGGTCCTAGCCCAGCGTTCCCAGAGCGCCTCCAGCAGCTCGTCGTGCCGGGCTGTCGGCGGCAGGTAGACCTGGAACGCAGCGTAGCGGTACGGCATGTCGGAGTCCTCGGAAGAGCGCG
This is a stretch of genomic DNA from Candidatus Effluviviaceae Genus V sp.. It encodes these proteins:
- a CDS encoding T9SS type A sorting domain-containing protein, encoding MRALLVAVIVAALVVPASADWFPDDPAKWVQLPDLSETGIDVNASDGFILADDFLCTEQGYITDIHIWGSWLNDILPYGNDPAAVRFTLSIHEDIPDSVSGTGYSMPGEVLWVEVFEPGTFMVQIWQDGLMEGWMDPPEFYIYPGDTICWQYNFLIDEQIAFFQEGTPETPKVYWVDVKAEPLDQQAHFGWKTSLDHWNDDAVWGQGEEPYYGPWYELRYPPEHPFHPESIDLAFVVTSEAVEDSIDYGDAPDPTYPTLIASNGAAHTIVPTVFMGSSVDGELDGQPTPMADGDDNDGNDDEDGVTFTSPLLPGQLATYDVVASTPGYLDAWVDFYIDGSWTTVDRIATQVPLTAGLNSLTFPVPNDAGSGISFARFRFSSQPTAGGLAPTGPASDGEVEDYEVIIDEGEPYKWLQNPDLSRTGIDVNATFDFVLADDWLCTEPGRIDEIHIWGSWLGDYYPFNEDPSAVDFFLSIHADIPASENPEGYSMPGEVLWEWAFPAGSFVAVPYAENITEGWMDPPDVYSYPADWTCWEYIFHIPPDIAFHQVGMPDSNVVYWLDVQAMPHDQVALFGWKSSLDHWNDDAVWGQGIEPYQGPWFELRYPAGPYVGESMDLAFMLRSHYGTGVGEKRYDRFNLEQNVPNPFNPATTIVYQVPSGGGDVRIEIYDVSGRLVTTLVDEHRPAGRHEVSWVGRDASGDEVASGVYFCRMNAGGEKMTRKMLLLK
- a CDS encoding T9SS type A sorting domain-containing protein, yielding MRAIMAVTLVAFLAVPVAADWEDGMPAKWVQMPDLSTLGIDVNTSMEYILADDFLCTEEGLITGIHLWGSWHYDQIPYGQDPREVKFVLSIHADIPADESPTGYSMPGEVLWYETFDSEQFAVRIWQGDIVEGWMDPPESYEFPGDWTCWQYNFTIDPATAFLQEGTPENPVVYWLDVKAIPNDQETRFGWKTSIDHWNDNAVWAVGDEPYSGPWEELVYPPGHELVGQPIDLAFVIEGEEGPDIYDFGDAPDPTYPTLISSCGAAHTVVPGVMLGASIDLESDGQQDPNALGDDNDGTDDEDGISFVTPLIPGYTTHYNVTASVPGYLTAWIDFDGDGTWTSGAEEVASTLSIPAGTSGQSFAVPASAVPGQTFARFRFQTASYSLTPTGAVSDGEVEDYAVDIAAGIDFGDAPDPPYLTLASSCGANHVIIPGVMLGSSIDDDADGQPDPNALGDDNDGTDDEDGIVFGTPLVPGQTAQYDVTASVAGYLDAWIDFDGDGTMAMTGAEHVATVQSIGAGTTTLSFPVPNDAVSGQTFARFRFQTASTGLSPQASAPDGEVEDYEVFIEEREPFKWLQNPDLNWSGIDVNATAPFVLADDWLCTEPGRIDEIHVWGSWLGDVLPFTQDPAAVDFVLSIHADIPADANPDGYSMPGELLWMQSFPGGSFDVVPYAENIEEGWLDPPDLYTFPADWTCWEYTFAVPPGEAFHQTGTPDSGVVYWLDVQAFPQDPVAFFGWKTSLDHWNDDAVWGSGDEPYPGPWDELLYPPGHQLFGESIDLAFMLRSHYGTGIGEKGFDRFHLEQNVPNPFNPVTTIAYQVPSGGADVRIEIYDVSGRLVKTLVDEHRPAGRHEVSWVGRDASGDEVASGVYFCRMNAGGEKMTRKMLLLK